One window from the genome of uncultured Tateyamaria sp. encodes:
- a CDS encoding ActR/PrrA/RegA family redox response regulator transcription factor, whose translation MAEAALRDLGEDKSLLLVDDDEPFLRRLAKAMEKRGFEIETADSVMAGKAIATARPPAYAVVDLRLEDGNGLDVVEVLREKRPDARVVVLTGYGAIATAVAAVKIGATDYLSKPADATDITNALLATGDDLPPPPENPMSADRVRWEHIQRVYELCDRNVSETARRLNMHRRTLQRILAKRSPR comes from the coding sequence ATGGCCGAAGCGGCATTGCGGGATTTGGGCGAAGACAAGTCGCTTTTGTTGGTTGACGATGATGAACCGTTTCTGCGGCGGCTGGCCAAGGCCATGGAGAAACGTGGTTTCGAGATTGAAACCGCAGACAGCGTCATGGCCGGCAAGGCCATCGCGACCGCGCGCCCGCCAGCCTATGCCGTTGTCGATTTGCGGCTGGAGGATGGCAATGGCCTTGATGTGGTCGAGGTCCTGCGGGAAAAACGGCCCGATGCGCGGGTTGTTGTCCTGACCGGTTACGGGGCGATCGCCACGGCGGTTGCGGCGGTCAAGATCGGTGCAACGGATTACCTGTCCAAACCGGCGGATGCCACGGACATCACCAATGCGCTGCTGGCCACGGGGGATGATCTGCCGCCGCCGCCAGAGAATCCAATGAGCGCGGATCGCGTGCGCTGGGAACATATCCAGCGGGTGTACGAACTGTGCGACCGCAACGTGTCGGAAACCGCGCGGCGGTTGAACATGCACCGGCGGACATTGCAGCGCATTCTGGCGAAACGCTCGCCACGCTGA
- a CDS encoding HD family hydrolase — MAKQPRAWQRMLSGRRLDLLDPTPMDIEIADIAHGLAFVARWNGQTAGDYAYSVAEHSLLVETLFGRIARNAPAKWRLAALLHDAPEYVIGDMISPVKAAVGPGYKDLDERLEAAVHIRFGLPAKVPQQVKRQIKKADKISAWMEATQIAGFTEAEASKFFGKPEPGLIDGLQIVLRPPVDTRNAFTTRHATLLEQCS, encoded by the coding sequence ATGGCCAAACAACCCCGCGCATGGCAGCGCATGCTGTCAGGCCGCAGGCTCGACCTGCTTGACCCGACACCGATGGATATCGAGATCGCGGATATCGCCCATGGATTGGCCTTTGTCGCGCGCTGGAATGGTCAGACTGCAGGCGACTATGCCTATTCCGTGGCCGAACATTCATTGCTTGTTGAAACACTGTTTGGCCGCATCGCCCGGAATGCCCCGGCCAAGTGGCGGCTGGCCGCGCTTCTGCACGACGCCCCGGAATATGTGATCGGGGACATGATATCGCCCGTGAAGGCGGCCGTGGGCCCCGGGTACAAGGATCTCGACGAACGGCTGGAGGCCGCGGTGCATATCCGCTTTGGCCTGCCCGCCAAGGTACCGCAGCAGGTCAAGCGCCAGATCAAGAAGGCGGACAAGATCAGCGCCTGGATGGAAGCAACCCAGATCGCCGGATTTACCGAGGCCGAAGCCAGCAAGTTCTTTGGCAAACCCGAGCCCGGTCTGATCGACGGCTTGCAGATCGTTCTGCGGCCTCCGGTCGACACGCGCAACGCCTTCACCACCCGTCATGCCACGTTGTTGGAGCAATGCTCATGA
- a CDS encoding SCO family protein yields MTRIIAPVAALVAALFLGGIWWVTQSDGDGTAFAQCNATQIAGDGNGIGGPFELVNAEGQTVTDQDVITEPSLIYFGYTFCPDVCPLDTARNAEAVDVLAERGMSVTPVFITVDPERDTPEIVGDFAYNLHEKMIGLTGSPEQTDAASKAYRTYYRAHDKSDEFYLVDHSTFTYLVMPEHGFVEFFRRDISADAMADRVACFVENA; encoded by the coding sequence ATGACCCGTATCATCGCACCCGTCGCCGCCCTTGTCGCCGCCCTTTTTCTGGGTGGTATCTGGTGGGTCACGCAGTCGGACGGGGACGGCACGGCCTTTGCCCAATGCAACGCAACGCAGATCGCGGGCGACGGCAATGGGATTGGCGGACCGTTCGAACTGGTCAATGCCGAAGGCCAGACAGTCACCGACCAGGATGTGATCACCGAACCCAGCCTGATCTATTTCGGGTACACGTTCTGTCCCGATGTCTGCCCGCTTGACACCGCCCGCAACGCCGAGGCGGTAGATGTGCTGGCCGAACGCGGCATGTCCGTGACGCCGGTGTTCATTACCGTGGATCCGGAACGCGACACGCCCGAAATTGTGGGCGATTTCGCCTATAACCTGCATGAAAAGATGATTGGGCTGACGGGATCACCGGAGCAGACGGACGCGGCAAGCAAGGCGTATCGCACCTATTACCGGGCACATGACAAGTCCGATGAATTCTACCTGGTGGATCATTCGACCTTTACCTACCTCGTGATGCCGGAACACGGGTTCGTCGAATTCTTTCGTCGCGACATCAGCGCGGACGCGATGGCGGACCGGGTTGCGTGCTTTGTTGAAAACGCCTGA
- a CDS encoding GNAT family N-acetyltransferase, whose product MIHVRPAIALDAPSMADLLNPIIEEGGTTAITTRVTGRDLADWMAEKGRSAWHVAVDDGERVLGFQWIAAGADYLPSDAAEIATFVQVGQTGLGIGSRLFDATRKAARDLGYAWINANIRADNEGGLIYYQSRGFQDYGRIEGHEMANGQIVDKILKRYDL is encoded by the coding sequence ATGATCCACGTCCGACCCGCCATTGCGCTGGATGCGCCCTCGATGGCCGACCTTCTCAATCCGATCATCGAAGAGGGTGGCACAACCGCCATCACGACACGGGTGACCGGCCGGGACCTCGCCGACTGGATGGCCGAAAAAGGGCGATCCGCCTGGCACGTCGCGGTCGATGACGGCGAACGGGTCCTGGGCTTTCAGTGGATCGCGGCCGGGGCCGACTATCTGCCCAGCGACGCCGCCGAGATTGCGACATTCGTGCAGGTCGGACAAACCGGGCTTGGCATCGGCTCAAGGCTGTTCGACGCCACCCGCAAGGCCGCCAGGGATCTGGGCTATGCCTGGATCAACGCCAATATCCGCGCCGACAACGAAGGCGGGTTGATCTACTACCAATCCCGCGGGTTTCAGGACTATGGCCGGATCGAAGGCCATGAGATGGCGAACGGGCAGATCGTCGACAAGATCCTCAAGCGCTACGATCTTTGA